From Cellulosimicrobium sp. ES-005, one genomic window encodes:
- a CDS encoding SDR family oxidoreductase codes for MTVLDSFSLVGRTALLTGGSRGIGRAVAHALGEAGARVALTATTTRAAQDAAAALRADGIDARGYALDVTDRAQVDDVVGRAAADLGTVDVLVNNAGISIGGAALEIDDDVWHRTLATNLDGVWYCSRAVARALVADGRPGTIVNVGSMSASIVNRPRWQPAYLASKAAVHQLTKGLAAEWAPHGIRVNAVAPGYVRTEASPVDQPEYYDDCVAPAAMRRWAEPEEIGPPVVFLASAASSFMTGAVVTVDGGYTLF; via the coding sequence CCTCGACTCGTTCTCGCTCGTCGGCCGCACGGCCCTGCTCACCGGCGGGAGCCGGGGAATCGGGCGTGCCGTCGCCCACGCGCTCGGCGAGGCCGGGGCGCGGGTCGCGCTCACCGCGACCACGACGCGGGCCGCGCAGGACGCGGCCGCCGCGCTGCGGGCGGACGGGATCGACGCGCGCGGGTACGCGCTCGACGTGACGGACCGCGCGCAGGTCGACGACGTCGTCGGGCGCGCGGCCGCGGACCTCGGGACGGTCGACGTGCTCGTCAACAACGCGGGGATCTCGATCGGCGGGGCGGCGCTCGAGATCGACGACGACGTGTGGCACCGCACGCTCGCGACGAACCTCGACGGCGTCTGGTACTGCTCGCGCGCGGTGGCCCGCGCCCTGGTCGCCGACGGGCGTCCGGGGACGATCGTCAACGTCGGCTCGATGTCGGCGTCGATCGTCAACCGGCCGCGCTGGCAGCCCGCCTACCTCGCGTCCAAGGCGGCGGTGCACCAGCTCACCAAGGGCCTCGCCGCCGAGTGGGCGCCGCACGGCATCCGCGTCAACGCCGTCGCGCCCGGGTACGTGCGCACCGAGGCGTCGCCCGTCGACCAGCCCGAGTACTACGACGACTGCGTCGCGCCCGCCGCGATGCGGCGCTGGGCCGAGCCCGAGGAGATCGGCCCGCCCGTCGTGTTCCTCGCGAGCGCGGCCTCGAGCTTCATGACCGGCGCGGTCGTGACGGTCGACGGCGGCTACACCCTGTTCTGA